The Lepeophtheirus salmonis chromosome 1, UVic_Lsal_1.4, whole genome shotgun sequence genome has a segment encoding these proteins:
- the LOC121123381 gene encoding uncharacterized protein yields the protein MHRRSLIILSLPLWTYYVGSHVIADGPPNHRSKFSISSENTTDFEGFIRNFTQRYLTPVIPSLKDDSIVFPYRAQLHDPSRDLINPIYNKILPFKDTFMEVNFFKDLSVTQGPGLVYVDLFAKSYPMEKKIRMTSPKELIKNPLQVNKEILKFMLEKVFISPRGQLSIEKEQIGMYIFQKMGSLGLIMYMQSFYEGVPVIYKDGKISKEGGGGNIIGILPGEHWKTTFDRPIIIGAHWDTVEDTSGFGDNSSGLSALLEVASVLTSAACYKNKHSVMFVAFDSEEEGSYGSLEFIRSYLKPYFFDEGIHLGGAYILDTIGNYDDSPGSQRIPYNWDAIIPNVVQEILDNEEKGDFISVISRKHIPEEIRLSYTFKKYMKLLDSSFLKVKCIELDLKSLKENSLPELEDLKDHVTFLTSDHARFWFYHDNERAYSFPGVLITDTGGNRGYMKKCYHHKCDSFDNEKIHPRSYEFLTKVAQSVALSVIELTGDSINNCNVDDLYKVITSTNKVMLKEAGENINGIKGQMPNKKKMSLMEILLERISEPEQTSFFFERYQPNYGNQYNIDSLTIKLKDDTKSQRNTVSPISNINNLPGALSRVQTLFRGKNSPVMLFLKNE from the exons ATGCATCGGAGGTCTCTTATTATTTTGTCCCTACCACTTTGGACTTATTATGTGGGTTCCCATG TGATTGCCGATGGACCTCCAAATCATAGGAGTAAATTCTCAATCTCCTCAGAGAATACTACGG ATTTTGAGGGCTTCATTCGAAACTTTACTCAACGCTATTTGACTCCAGTGATCCCCAGTTTAAAAGATGATTCCATTGTATTCCCATACCGTGCTCAACTTCATGATCCCTCACGAGACCTCATCAATCCCATTTACAACAAAATTCTTCCATTTAAAGACACATTTATGGAAGTAAACTTTTTCAAGGACTTAAGTGTCACTCAGGGTCCTGGTCTTGTTTATGttgatttatttgcaaaatcatATCCAATGGAAAAGAAGATTCGAATGACTTCACCAAAGGAGTTGATTAAAAATCCACTACAAGTGAACAAAGAAATCTTAAAATTTATGCTCGAGAAGGTTTTTATTTCTCCTAGAGGTCAACTCTCCATTGAGAAAGAACAGATTGGcatgtacatatttcaaaaaatgggtTCTTTAGGGCTCATAATGTATATGCAGTCATTTTATGAAGGTGTTCCAGTCATTTATAAAGATGGGAAAATTTCCAAGGAAGGTGGTGGAGGAAATATAATCGGGATTTTACCGGGTGAGCATTGGAAAACGACTTTTGATAGGCCCATTATCATTGGAGCTCATTGGGACACGGTGGAGGATACGTCTGGATTCGGAGACAATAGTTCTGGATTATCAGCTTTGTTAGAGGTTGCTTCTGTCCTCACATCAGCAGCTTGCTATAAAAATAAGCATTCTGTCATGTTTGTAGCCTTTGACTCAGAAGAAGAGGGTAGCTATGGAAGCTTGGAATTTATCAGATCCTATTTAAAGCCCTATTTTTTTGATGAGGGAATACACCTTGGAGGTGCTTATATTTTAGATACCATTGGTAACTATGATGACTCTCCAGGATCTCAACGAATACCCTATAATTGGGACGCAATCATACCGAATGTGGTTCAAGAAATATTGGATAATGAGGAAAAAGGAGATTTCATATCCGTGATTTCTCGAAAGCATATACCTGAAGAAATTAGACTGTcttatacctttaaaaaatatatgaaactcTTGGACAGTTCATTTCTTAAAGTGAAGTGCATTGAACTAGATCTAAAATCTCTCAAAGAAAATAGCCTCCCGGAGCTAGAGGACTTGAAAGATCACGTTACCTTTCTCACAAGTGATCATGCCCGATTTTGGTTCTATCATGACAACGAAAGGGCATATTCCTTTCCAGGAGTACTCATCACGGATACAG GTGGTAACCGGGGCTATATGAAGAAATGCTATCACCACAAGTGCGATTCATTCGACAATGAAAAAATCCATCCTCGAAGCTATGAGTTTTTGACCAAGGTAGCACAATCCGTGGCTCTCTCAGTCATAGAGCTCACGGGGGactcaataaataattgcaaCGTTGATGatctttataaagtaataacctCAACCAATAAAGTGATGCTGAAGGAAGCAGGTGAAAATATAAACGGCATCAAAGGACAAATGCcgaacaaaaagaaaatgtcgCTTATGGAAATCCTTTTAGAAAGGATATCAGAGCCTGAACAAACctcattttttttcgaaaggtATCAACCAAACTATGGGAATCAGTATAATATTGATTCTCTCACCATCAAACTAAAAGATGACACTAAGTCTCAAAGGAACACAGTATCTCCAATTTCCAATATCAATAACCTTCCAGGAGCCTTATCTCGAGTTCAAACCTTATTTAGAGGAAAAAATTCTCCAGTCatgctctttttaaaaaatgaataa